The Amycolatopsis nigrescens CSC17Ta-90 genomic interval TCCTGGTCGGCGCGATGTTCTTGCCGCCGGAGGTGATGATCAGCTCCTTCTTGCGGTCGGTGATCGTGACGAAGCCGTCCTCGTCGATGGTGCCGATGTCCCCGGTGGCCAGCCAGCCGTCCTGGTCGGTGACCGACTTGATCGAACCGTCCTCCTGCAGGTAGCCGAGGAAGACGATCGGGCCGCGCACGAGCAGCTCGCCGTCCTCGCCGGTCTTGACCTCCAGATCGGCCAGCGGCCGTCCGACGGTGCCCGCCTTGAAGGCCGACGCGGTGTTCGAGGTGACCGCGCCGGTGGTCTCGGAAAGGCCCCAGACCTCCTGGATCTCCACCCCGAGCCCGGCGATGAAGTACAGCACCTCGACCGGCAGCGCGGCGGCCCCGCTGGAGGCCAGCGCCAGCTTGTCCAGCCCGAGCAGCGCACGCACCGGGGCGAGCACCTTCTCGTCCGTCTCGGCGATCCGCGCCGCCAGCTCGGCCGGCACCTCCTCGCCCGCACTGCGCAGCTTGTAGCCCTCCTGGAGCAGCTGGTTCGCGCCGAGCAGCGCTTCCCGCCGTTCCTCCGGCAGCCCGCCGAGCATGTTCTTCAGCCCGGCCACCATCTTTTCCCACACCCGTGGCACGCCGAAGAAGACCTGCGGGTGCACCCGGCCGAGCGCGCCGACCACCGCGGTCGGGTCGGCCAGGGTGTGCACGTGCGAGGCGTACACGATCGGGATGTAGATGGACAGCTCGCGTTCGGCGATGTGCGCCAGCGGCAGGTAGGCGATGCTGGTGGTGTGCCATGGGCTGCCGTGCACGCCGTGCACCGCCATCGCTTCGTGGATCACGCTGCGGTGGGAGAGCACCACGCCCTTCGGGTCGCCGGTGGTGCCCGAGGTGTAGATCATCGCCAGCGGGTCGTCCGGCAGGATGCCGGCCCAGGCGCGGTGGAAGGCCTCGGGGTCGGCGGTATGCGCGGCGGCGCCCTTCGCGAGGACGTCGGCGTAACTGAGGAAACGGTCGTCGCCGGCTGGAATGGCGTCCGCCTCCATCACCACGATCCATTTCAGCGCGGGCAGATCGTCCAGCACCGGCAGCCAGCGGGCAACTTCGGCGGCACCTTCGAGCACCACGACCGGCGCCGCGCTGTGCCGGGCGACGAAGCGGATCTGGTCCGGGCTGAGCGTGCTGTACGCGGTGCAGGAAATGACCGCGAGATGGGTGGCCGCCAGATCGGCGACGAAATGCTCCGGCCTGCTCGCACCCATGATCAGCATTCGGTTGCCGGGGCGGAGGCCGAGCCCGGCGAGGCCACGGGACAGTGCGGCGATCTCGTCCCGGAGCTCCCGCCAGCTCAGCGTCGGCATGCCCTCGGCGTCGAGCGAGGTCAATGCCGGAAGGTCCCCGTACTCCTCCGCGTTGCGCTGCAGGAGCTTGGGAATGGTCAGTCCTTCGGTCTCACTCGCGATGGACGTTCGGCTGGTCACCTTAGGCCTCCTAAACGCTCGCTGGTCCGGCCACCCTAAGCGCTCCCGCTCGTTCGGGATAGAGAATCGAGGCCACCGGTATGGCCGCCAAATCGTCACCCGGTTCCGGCGTGACCGGTGGAAATGTCCCGATCCGCCGCCGTTCGGGCGCTGCCCGCGCGCGTATCCGGGCGTTAGGCTTTCCGCACGGATCGACGAAACGGAAGGGAAGTCGCACCCGATGACCGGCTCGGCACGTGAACTGCTGTCCGAAGTGCAGGAAGAACTGGCGCCGCAGGAGGACGGCAACCGGCTGGTGTCGCTGATCGCGTCGGGCGCCGCGTCGCGGTCGGTGTTCGGGCTGATCGCCGCCGAGGAGCACCGGATCGTGCCGAGCGACTGGCGGAGCTTCCTGCACCTCGCGGCCAGGTCCGAGGAACGCGGCGCGCGAGAGTTCTTCGCCGGGCTGGCCGCTGGCGAAGGCGAGGCGCTCAACCGACTGTCCACATTGGCCACGGCGACCGGGATGGACGACGTGCAACTGCGGGCCTACGAGCCGCTTTCCGGCTGCCAGGCCTATCCGTCGTTCCTGGCCTGGATGGCGCTCAACGGCGAGCCGGCGGACGTGCTGGTCGCGCTCACCGCGAACTTCGCGGCCTGGGGCTCCTACTGCGCGACGATCGCCGGTGCGATGCGCGAGCACTACGGGTTCGACGACGATGCCTGTGGTTTCTTCGACTTCT includes:
- a CDS encoding AMP-dependent synthetase/ligase, translated to MTSRTSIASETEGLTIPKLLQRNAEEYGDLPALTSLDAEGMPTLSWRELRDEIAALSRGLAGLGLRPGNRMLIMGASRPEHFVADLAATHLAVISCTAYSTLSPDQIRFVARHSAAPVVVLEGAAEVARWLPVLDDLPALKWIVVMEADAIPAGDDRFLSYADVLAKGAAAHTADPEAFHRAWAGILPDDPLAMIYTSGTTGDPKGVVLSHRSVIHEAMAVHGVHGSPWHTTSIAYLPLAHIAERELSIYIPIVYASHVHTLADPTAVVGALGRVHPQVFFGVPRVWEKMVAGLKNMLGGLPEERREALLGANQLLQEGYKLRSAGEEVPAELAARIAETDEKVLAPVRALLGLDKLALASSGAAALPVEVLYFIAGLGVEIQEVWGLSETTGAVTSNTASAFKAGTVGRPLADLEVKTGEDGELLVRGPIVFLGYLQEDGSIKSVTDQDGWLATGDIGTIDEDGFVTITDRKKELIITSGGKNIAPTRIEGLLKEHALVGQAVAIGDNRPYITALIVLDDEIAPGWAAANGIEAGDVAELAEHPEIRAEIDRAVESANSRLARVEQIKRYHLLPKAWTPESGELTPTLKLKRRVIAERYQPRISSLYEPATNPTGK